The segment GACTATAAGTGAGCTGGGACTATAAGATGCTTTGGAGACTCTTCATCACTTTCGTTCGCATCGGGGGCTTTACCTTCGGTGGGGGCTATGCTATGCTTTCGCTCATACAGCATGACGTCGTGGAGAAGAACCACTGGATGACCAACGAAGAGTTCATCGACCTCTTTGCCGTGTCGCAATCGCTGCCAGGGGTCTTTGCGGTCAATATGTCCATCTTCATAGGCTATCGGTTGAAGGGCTATATCGGAGCGGTGACTTGTGCTATTGGTGCGACCTTGCCCTCCTTTATCATCATCTTGCTCTTGGCGATGTTTTACCAAGAGGTCAACGACAATGTCTGGGTACAGCGGGTCATGTACGGCATACGCCCTGCAGTCGTGGCGATGATTGCGATCCCCGTCATCACCACCTGGCGCGCGATGAAAGGCACCTGGCGCATCGTCTGGATACCGATCCTATCGGCTCTGCTGGTGTGGCTCATGGGCGTCTCACCCGTCTGGATCATCCTCGGCTCTGCCCTCGGAGGGATCATCTATAGTGTTATGAGAAGGGATTAGGACGGCAAGACAATGATATACTTACAGCTCTTTTGGGTCTACATTCAGATCGGTCTCTTCGGCTTCGGGGGAGGCTATGCGATGCTCTCGCTAATTCAAAACGAAGTGGTCTACAAGTATGGCTGGCTCACCAACCAGCAGTTCACCGACATCGTAGCTGTGAGCCAAGTGACCCCAGGCCCTATCGGGATCAACAGTGCCACCTATATAGGTTACACCGTCACGGGTGGCAATATCCTTGGTTCGCTCCTAGCGACGACCGCCGTGATGCTCCCTTCCTTCGTACTCTGTCTCATCATCTCCCGAAGTTTTCAAGCTTTTAGAAGCAATCGCTACGTCGATGCTGCTTTCCTCGGCATACGCCCCGCCAGTGTTGGGCTCATAGCGGCCGCTGCGCTGATGCTCATGATACAGCCTGGGCTCTGGACGCTCCTCACGCTCCCCGCTGGCACGCCGATCACCGTGGATAATATCATCGTCACGGAGAACTTCATCGACTACCGAAGCTTCATCATCTTTGCCGTGACGGGACTCCTCCTATACAAGAAGTGGGTTCATCCCATCCTGCTCATTGTCCTGGCGGGCATAGCTGGTGTTTTGCTCTACTCTCTATGATGATCACCCCTCGACTACATCCCCTCGTTGGCAAGCGAGCTGCTTTCTACACTTTAGGCTGTCGGCTCAACTATGCCGAGACCTCAACTATCGCACGGCAGCTAGCTACCGTGGGCGTGGAGCGCATCTCTGACGAGCATCACCACACGACGGAGGTGGTACCCGACATTTGCATCGTCAACAGTTGCTCGGTGACCGACACAGCGGACAAGAAGTGCCGCAGTCTCATCAATCGTCTGCATCGTGAGTACCCAGAGGCACTCATCGTCGTGACTGGCTGCTACGCACAGCTGCAAGGCGAGCAGATCGCACAGATGCCTGGCGTAGACCTCGTCGTCGGGTCGGGGCGCAAGAGCGAGATCGTATCGCTCCTTACCGAGCTTTACCAAAAGCGCAACCAAGAGCGCACCCAGCCCCAAGTCGCCACACCCCACGTTACCGCCCGCCGAGAGCTACAACACTTCGAGCCGAGCGTCTCTTCAGACGATCGCACGCGCCACTTCCTCAAGGTCCAAGACGGCTGCAACTACTACTGCACCTACTGCACCATACCTGCGGCTCGAGGCATCAGCCGCAACGGCTCTATCGCCTCACTGGTGGCGCAGGCAGAGCGTGTCGCTGAGCTAGGTGGCAAAGAAATCATCCTGACAGGTGTCAATATCGGAGACTTCGGGCGCACCACAGGCGAGACGCTCCTAGAGCTTCTTCACCAGCTGACACAGGTCGCAGGCATCGCACGCTACCGCATCGGCTCCATCGAGCCAGAGCTACTGACCCCAGAGATCATCCAGTTCGTCGCTGAGACAGCGCAGTTCATGCCACACTTCCACATCCCCCTCCAGTCAGGCTCCGACCAGGTGCTGCGCTTGATGCGGCGGCACTACGACACGGCACTCTTTGCCGAGCGACTCAAGCTCATCTACGAGCTGATCCCCGATGCTTTCGTCGGTATCGATGTCATTGCGGGTATGCGAGGCGAATTGTCCGAGCATCACGCTGAGACGCTGGCTTTCCTCAAAGAGCAACCGTGGAGCCAGCTGCACGTCTTCCCCTATAGCGAGCGCAAAGGCACCAAAGCTCTTGAGATCAAGCCCGCTGTGCCCGCAGCCGAAAAGAAACTTCGCACGCAGGAGCTCCTCGCTCTCTCCAGCGAGCGGCACAACGCTTTCTGCGCCCCCTTCACTGGCTCCGTCCGTCCCGTTCTCTGGGAGGAGACACGCCACGGCGAGATGATGGAGGGCTTCACCGACAACTATATACGTGTCGCCCAGCCGTACAATCCTGAGCTCGTCGGAGCCATCACCCCCGCACGGTTAGCGCACTGGAGCGTGCGGCGACAAACCTTCAGCACCAAGCCATAAGCCGACCTATGAACCGTCCCGACCTAGCCATCGTCGTCCTTAACTGGAATGGGCGCAAGCTCCTCGAGGAGTACATCCCGCCCCTTGTGGCGCACACACCGCCCGAAGTGGCTGACCTCGTGGTCATAGACAATGGCTCGACAGACGACTCACTCGCTTACCTGCAGGAGGCTTTCCCGCAAGTCAAGCTCGTTCGTCTATCTGAGAACTACGGCTTCGCAGGGGGCTACAACCAAGGGCTTCGTCAGCTCGACTACCCTTATTATTGTCTCCTCAATAGCGACGTACGTGTCTCGCCCCACTGGTGCGGCCGGCCACTAGCCTTGCTGAGGGAGGGCTGCGTTGCCGTACAACCTAAGCTGCGCAGTGACCGCCAGACCGAAGCTTTTGAGTACGCTGGCGCTGCTGGTGGTGAGCTAGATCGCTGGGGCTATCCCTTCTGTCGGGGGCGTCTTTTCGACACCGTCGAGCTAGATCACGGACAGTATGACGATGAGTGCGAGATCCTCTGGGCGACAGGCGCCTGCTACTTCGTCAGTGCCGAGGCGTTCTGGAGAGTAGAGGGCTTCGACGAGAGCTTCTTCGCTCACATGGAGGAGATTGATCTCTCGTGGCGGCTCTGGCTCTCGGGCGGTCGTATCCTCTACACTCCCGACAGCGTCGTCTACCATCTCGGAGGAGCTACGCTCGAGATGGGCAGCCCGAGGAAGAGCTACCTCAACTTTCGCAACAACCTCCGCATGCTCTACAAGAACCTCCCCACACGGCATGCCCGCAGGCGCATCCTCCTCTGTCGTATGCCGCTAGACCTGCTCGCTGCCCTCACCTACCTCGTCAAGAAGCAGCCACGACACGCCACAGCCGTGCTACGAGCCGTGCGAGACTTCTACCGCACCCGTCGCCAGCTCGCTCTCTCCACCGACCAGCCCTGGTTCCAGGGCACAGCGACCCCGCCCATAGCGCATTACTCGCTCCTCTGGCAGTACCACCTTCGTCGTCGGCGCACCTACGACCAGCTCCCCTTGTGAGCCTCTTACTTTAAGACTGTTGACTTTTGCAACAGTTTCACTTTAGGAAGACAAAGTAAACCGCTAGGACAAGGCAGGCGAAAGCGGCTAAGTGGTTCCACTGCAACGGCTCCCCACGGAAGAAGATCACCGAGAAGAGTGTAAAGACAGTAATCGACACCACCTCCTGGATCACCTTGAGCTGCATCAAGC is part of the Porphyromonas asaccharolytica DSM 20707 genome and harbors:
- a CDS encoding glycosyltransferase family 2 protein, with protein sequence MNRPDLAIVVLNWNGRKLLEEYIPPLVAHTPPEVADLVVIDNGSTDDSLAYLQEAFPQVKLVRLSENYGFAGGYNQGLRQLDYPYYCLLNSDVRVSPHWCGRPLALLREGCVAVQPKLRSDRQTEAFEYAGAAGGELDRWGYPFCRGRLFDTVELDHGQYDDECEILWATGACYFVSAEAFWRVEGFDESFFAHMEEIDLSWRLWLSGGRILYTPDSVVYHLGGATLEMGSPRKSYLNFRNNLRMLYKNLPTRHARRRILLCRMPLDLLAALTYLVKKQPRHATAVLRAVRDFYRTRRQLALSTDQPWFQGTATPPIAHYSLLWQYHLRRRRTYDQLPL
- the mtaB gene encoding tRNA (N(6)-L-threonylcarbamoyladenosine(37)-C(2))-methylthiotransferase MtaB, whose product is MMITPRLHPLVGKRAAFYTLGCRLNYAETSTIARQLATVGVERISDEHHHTTEVVPDICIVNSCSVTDTADKKCRSLINRLHREYPEALIVVTGCYAQLQGEQIAQMPGVDLVVGSGRKSEIVSLLTELYQKRNQERTQPQVATPHVTARRELQHFEPSVSSDDRTRHFLKVQDGCNYYCTYCTIPAARGISRNGSIASLVAQAERVAELGGKEIILTGVNIGDFGRTTGETLLELLHQLTQVAGIARYRIGSIEPELLTPEIIQFVAETAQFMPHFHIPLQSGSDQVLRLMRRHYDTALFAERLKLIYELIPDAFVGIDVIAGMRGELSEHHAETLAFLKEQPWSQLHVFPYSERKGTKALEIKPAVPAAEKKLRTQELLALSSERHNAFCAPFTGSVRPVLWEETRHGEMMEGFTDNYIRVAQPYNPELVGAITPARLAHWSVRRQTFSTKP
- a CDS encoding chromate transporter produces the protein MLWRLFITFVRIGGFTFGGGYAMLSLIQHDVVEKNHWMTNEEFIDLFAVSQSLPGVFAVNMSIFIGYRLKGYIGAVTCAIGATLPSFIIILLLAMFYQEVNDNVWVQRVMYGIRPAVVAMIAIPVITTWRAMKGTWRIVWIPILSALLVWLMGVSPVWIILGSALGGIIYSVMRRD
- a CDS encoding chromate transporter, which encodes MIYLQLFWVYIQIGLFGFGGGYAMLSLIQNEVVYKYGWLTNQQFTDIVAVSQVTPGPIGINSATYIGYTVTGGNILGSLLATTAVMLPSFVLCLIISRSFQAFRSNRYVDAAFLGIRPASVGLIAAAALMLMIQPGLWTLLTLPAGTPITVDNIIVTENFIDYRSFIIFAVTGLLLYKKWVHPILLIVLAGIAGVLLYSL